The genomic interval GGTTCGTCAGCACGACCAACGAGCGACGAATCTGATAGCGGCCCGAACTGCTGGCTGGCGGAGCGCGTCAGCGCGCTGTCGCAGTCCCGAGGCGCCCTCGGCGTGCCATAACGAAGTGGCACGAGGCGAATTGCACGGCACCAGGTGGACCGCGCTCATGCCGTCTGAGCGGGTCTTTTCCGTTTTGGTATCACGGCGTTCACTGCCCCGGGTTGCCTTCTAAGCAGCGGGTCGCAGGTTCGAGTCCTGCCGGGGGCGCTCGCTAGCCAATTCTGGCCGTTCCACCTGGTGCAGCGGCCTTATTCATGTCCGATCGCTCGCCGGCCTGATCGCACATATTCGAACCGTACCCGCGCCGTAACGTGAGCCCTGATGCACGGCTCGTGCCGATCTCGGGAGCGGACAGCGGATCTCGTCGCCATGATCGACACTGCGTGCAGCCGATCCGGCTATGAAGAGGTGCTCCCGATGATCGAACGGACGTGCATGAGCCCGGGCATGGCTCGATCCGTGTTCCAGGGCTACCACCTCCTCGAGCCCGGGAAGCTCCCGCGTCGCGGCGTGTCAGCGGCGCGGCTTTGAGCGTGCGTCTTAAACCCCGAGCTGCGCCTCCCCCTCGGTCAAGTCCCTTGATCAGGGCATCGAGGAGGGCCTAGTTATCGGGACCGTTGTCGTCCTTGACCGCGTCGCACGAGGACACGACGGTCAGCGCTCAGGTGGTCGCTCGCGTCGGAAACGCTGTACGGCGTCAGACGTCTGACGAGAACGGGAAATCGGCGCTCCCGCCGAGGCGAAGATCTGCCCCGCCGCGGTCGACGAACCCGATGGCGCGGTACAAGCTCTCGCTGTCCTCGGTGGCATGGAGATCGATCTCGGCTACGCCCCGCCCCTGCAGCATCTCGATCAGGGACTCGATCACTTGGCGTCCGACGCCCTGGCGACGCCAGTCCGTGTCTGTCGCCACCGACCCGATGTAGCCGCGCAACCCTGACGGGTTGCGCGGGCTGGGGAGCCAGCGGCGTATGGCCCCGAT from Actinomycetota bacterium carries:
- a CDS encoding GNAT family N-acetyltransferase is translated as MNVPCGRSRASRLGRAARRRASGASSFAVPIVRQATVDDIEALLRLRAVMFDAMEVDYKPAHWESACRQILLDGLSSGDLVAAVAESDDGRVVASGIGAIRRWLPSPRNPSGLRGYIGSVATDTDWRRQGVGRQVIESLIEMLQGRGVAEIDLHATEDSESLYRAIGFVDRGGADLRLGGSADFPFSSDV